The Mauremys reevesii isolate NIE-2019 linkage group 1, ASM1616193v1, whole genome shotgun sequence genome has a segment encoding these proteins:
- the LOC120394502 gene encoding olfactory receptor 52N2-like — protein MAAFNLTPSDSSSFILMGIPGLEAAHVWISIPFAIFYIIGLLENLMLLFVVSKEQTLHKPMYLLLCMLAVTEITSSTSVVPKALCIFWFNLKTITVHGCLTQSFFLPMFTVMHSTILMTMAFDRYVAICKPLRYATILTNARIAKLGLLGLIKSVLFVLPLPLLLTRLPFCANRIIPHTHCEPIAVAKISCGDITVNSIYGLVILFLVTGLDLTLIALSYGLILKAVFRMSSNEAHHKALNTCTAHICVMLTYYTPSLFYHLTQRFVQDIALHVHIIFADLYLLIPPMLNPIIYGVKTKELHEKLCKYTCRW, from the coding sequence atggcagctttcaacctCACCCCCTCTGACTCTTCATCATTCATCTTAATGGGCATCCCCGGCCTGGAAGCTGCTCAtgtctggatttccatccctttcgCAATATTCTACATTATCGGCCTGTTGGAAAATTTAATGCTTCTGTTTGTTGTAAGCAAAGAACAGACACTGCACAAGCCAATgtacctgctgctctgcatgctggcagTCACAGAGATCACCAGCTCTACTTCTGTTGTGCCAAAAGCACTGTgcatattttggttcaatttgaaaACCATTACTGTGCATGGCTGCCTCACCCAGTCATTTTTCCTTCCCATGTTTACTGTTATGCACTCAACCATCCTCATGACAATGGCCTTCGATCGCTATGTTGCCATATGTAAACCTCTGAGATATGCCACCATCCTCACCAATGCACGAATAGCTAAGCTAGGGCTTCTAGGTTTGATCAAATCTGTTCTCTTCGTTCTGCCTCTGCCCTTGCTCCTGACTAGGCTGCCATTCTGTGCGAACCGCATCATCCCGCACACGCATTGCGAACCTATAGCTGTGGCAAAGATCTCATGTGGGGACATCACAGTGAACAGCATATATGGCTTGGTGATACTGTTTCTAGTCACTGGTTTAGACCTGACGCTCATTGCCCTGTCTTATGGTCTGATCCTCAAGGCCGTCTTCAGAATGTCCTCCAATGAAGCCCACCATAAAGCcctcaacacctgcacagcccacatctgtgtgatgcTAACGTATTATACTCCCAGCCTCTTCTACCACCTAACACAACGTTTTGTTCAGGACATTGCTCTGCACGTCCACATCATCTTTGCTGACCTCTATCTCCTCATCCCCCCCATGCTCAACCCTATCATTTATGGGGTCAAAACCAAAGAACTTCATGAGAAATTGTGCAAATACACCTGCAGATGGTGA